A single genomic interval of Shewanella psychropiezotolerans harbors:
- the trhA gene encoding PAQR family membrane homeostasis protein TrhA has protein sequence MPLEESLAQQVSTVSVNSSGYSHKEEMANSISHGLGIVAGIIGLALSLIKGQQTLDSIQLFGLVIYCASIILLFSCSTLYHSVSSPVWKLRLKIADHCAIYFLIAGTYTPLMLIALDGTKANIILIAIWSLAFGGVLFKTRFINRFKKLSVALYLLMGWLCATVMSELIDSMTVLGFQLLILGGLLYSFGVIFYVGKRIPYNHAIWHLFVLAGAVSHFLCVYLTLI, from the coding sequence ATGCCACTAGAAGAATCATTGGCCCAGCAAGTATCAACTGTCTCAGTTAATAGCAGCGGCTATAGTCATAAAGAAGAGATGGCTAACAGCATAAGCCATGGTCTGGGTATTGTGGCGGGGATTATCGGGCTTGCACTCTCTCTGATAAAAGGCCAGCAAACACTCGATAGCATTCAATTATTTGGGCTGGTTATCTACTGTGCCAGCATTATCTTACTTTTTTCCTGCTCAACTTTATATCATTCGGTTTCCTCTCCTGTTTGGAAACTCAGACTTAAGATTGCAGATCATTGCGCCATTTATTTTTTAATCGCAGGTACCTATACTCCTCTGATGCTTATCGCCCTGGATGGTACCAAGGCTAATATTATTCTCATCGCCATCTGGTCCCTGGCATTCGGTGGAGTATTATTCAAAACTCGGTTTATTAATCGTTTCAAGAAGCTGAGCGTTGCCCTCTACTTATTAATGGGCTGGCTGTGCGCAACCGTGATGAGTGAGCTGATCGATTCGATGACAGTTCTAGGTTTTCAGTTATTGATTTTGGGCGGATTACTTTACAGTTTTGGGGTGATATTCTATGTTGGTAAACGCATTCCCTATAACCACGCAATATGGCATCTATTTGTGCTCGCTGGTGCGGTAAGTCACTTTCTCTGTGTATACTTAACACTGATATAA
- a CDS encoding DTW domain-containing protein: protein MNLVLLTHQREVDRPTNTGLLALNAFPQWCRRIIWSRVSPDLALIELIRSHRAAVLFPRTKDLCLSEGSCDPDGKDGPVPMENTQAQLYLEHMPDTLIILDATWQEARKMMRQSPYLKAADKFALTEQADSGFTLRRNQIEGGLCTLECIIGLLELKNHHEEAELLKQALIDFQAG from the coding sequence ATGAACTTGGTCTTGTTAACGCATCAAAGAGAAGTAGATCGCCCAACCAACACAGGTTTACTTGCATTAAACGCTTTTCCTCAATGGTGTAGGCGGATCATTTGGTCTAGGGTGTCTCCGGATCTAGCCTTGATAGAATTAATTCGCAGCCATAGAGCCGCGGTACTTTTTCCAAGAACTAAAGATCTATGTCTCTCAGAAGGAAGTTGTGATCCAGATGGAAAAGATGGGCCAGTGCCTATGGAAAATACTCAGGCTCAGCTCTATCTCGAGCACATGCCTGATACGCTCATTATATTAGATGCAACTTGGCAAGAGGCCCGTAAGATGATGAGGCAAAGTCCTTATCTTAAGGCTGCTGATAAGTTTGCTTTAACTGAGCAGGCGGATTCAGGCTTTACTCTGAGACGTAATCAAATAGAAGGGGGATTGTGCACCCTAGAGTGCATCATCGGCCTACTCGAGTTAAAGAATCATCATGAAGAGGCTGAGCTGTTAAAACAAGCCCTCATTGATTTTCAAGCAGGCTGA
- a CDS encoding sensor histidine kinase, giving the protein MSIPITGLFSGLQVKLFSYFALSLLAILLIATGIERVVINRLLTLPQSTQAQIIHLANQATELVNNDALTALTRWEQNQEFRVYVLDKDLKSITKSELHPHFIFKLQYMRQLHLPMGNSVRKPLIGIPLPNATYFNGPLTLVVQLKPELHPAQKLTQSLWVIRVLVGISVLLVFTSILTRYLITPLKHLKLGTQALASGRLDTRIAQHFSVKEPEFYHLATEFDHMAEQVQQSMQNQKRLLRDVSHELRTPLARQELALHLLARQASPEQHKFIQRLEQENHQMASLINSILDYSRLNNAYVELTYASVALSHIRSRVLADIQFEAKAEQTITWTEFTHDLNIQTDANFLIRALDNVLRNALKYAGETCTVIISSRINDGNLVVDIEDDGPGIPEDKLENLFNPFTRMDEARHSSQGGYGLGLAIVKQSLKLLGGK; this is encoded by the coding sequence ATGTCCATACCAATAACGGGTCTATTCTCAGGCCTACAAGTGAAACTATTCAGTTACTTTGCCTTATCTCTATTGGCTATTTTACTTATCGCTACAGGGATTGAAAGGGTTGTGATCAACCGCTTATTGACTCTGCCTCAATCTACTCAGGCTCAAATTATTCACTTGGCTAATCAGGCAACCGAATTAGTCAACAATGATGCTCTAACAGCATTAACAAGATGGGAACAAAATCAGGAATTCCGTGTTTATGTGTTAGACAAAGACCTCAAATCCATCACAAAATCAGAATTGCATCCCCATTTCATCTTCAAATTACAATATATGCGGCAACTTCATCTGCCTATGGGAAACAGTGTCAGAAAGCCTCTGATTGGTATTCCTCTGCCTAATGCCACCTATTTCAATGGCCCCTTGACTCTAGTGGTGCAGTTAAAGCCCGAGCTACACCCGGCTCAAAAGCTAACCCAAAGCCTTTGGGTTATTCGCGTTCTGGTGGGAATATCTGTATTACTGGTATTCACTTCCATTTTGACCAGATACTTAATTACACCGCTTAAACATTTGAAATTAGGCACACAAGCCTTGGCCAGTGGTCGATTAGACACCAGGATCGCCCAGCATTTCTCAGTTAAAGAACCTGAATTTTATCACCTCGCCACAGAGTTCGATCATATGGCGGAACAAGTACAGCAATCGATGCAAAATCAGAAGCGCTTATTGAGGGATGTATCCCATGAACTCAGGACTCCCTTAGCCAGGCAGGAGCTAGCACTACACCTCTTAGCGAGGCAAGCGAGCCCTGAACAGCACAAATTTATACAACGCTTAGAGCAAGAAAATCATCAGATGGCCTCCCTTATCAATAGTATTTTAGATTACAGTCGACTCAATAATGCCTACGTAGAGTTGACCTACGCTTCAGTTGCCTTAAGCCATATTCGTTCTAGAGTCTTGGCAGATATCCAGTTTGAAGCTAAAGCTGAGCAAACCATCACCTGGACTGAGTTTACCCACGACTTAAATATCCAGACTGACGCCAACTTTCTCATTCGAGCCTTAGATAATGTACTGAGAAATGCGCTTAAATATGCGGGTGAAACCTGTACTGTTATCATTAGTTCGCGTATCAATGACGGCAATCTGGTCGTTGATATAGAAGACGACGGTCCCGGGATCCCGGAAGACAAATTAGAAAACCTCTTCAACCCCTTCACCAGAATGGATGAAGCCAGACACTCTAGTCAGGGGGGATACGGATTGGGACTCGCAATAGTTAAACAGAGCCTTAAATTACTGGGGGGGAAGTGA
- the def gene encoding peptide deformylase yields MAVLDILTIPDERLKRKARVVEDIDSVQGFIDDLLETLYDTEDGIGLAATQVGSQHAILVIDLSEERDQPQVLINPEIMATQGDFIGEEGCLSIPGYRAKVARSEQVTVKALDRTGKAFEIETDTFLAIVLQHEMDHLQGIVFTDHLSKLKQQIALKKVKKYG; encoded by the coding sequence ATGGCCGTACTCGATATTTTAACTATTCCCGATGAACGTCTTAAACGCAAAGCCCGCGTAGTTGAAGATATAGACTCGGTTCAAGGTTTTATAGATGATCTGCTCGAGACCCTGTATGACACCGAAGATGGCATAGGGCTGGCGGCGACACAAGTCGGTAGTCAGCACGCCATCTTAGTCATAGATCTGTCAGAGGAAAGAGACCAGCCACAGGTGCTGATCAATCCGGAAATTATGGCAACTCAAGGTGACTTTATAGGCGAGGAGGGGTGTTTATCTATCCCTGGCTATCGCGCTAAGGTGGCCAGAAGTGAGCAAGTCACAGTCAAAGCACTGGATCGTACCGGTAAAGCGTTTGAAATAGAGACAGATACATTTTTGGCGATTGTATTACAGCACGAAATGGATCATCTGCAAGGCATAGTATTTACCGATCACCTGTCGAAACTTAAGCAGCAAATAGCACTTAAGAAAGTGAAGAAGTACGGCTGA
- a CDS encoding MFS transporter, with the protein MTQVTRTPLPKTFFVANTMEIFERLAWYGFFTLSSLYMTSPSQQGGLGFSDQERGLLQGMIPFFLYLFPVITGALADRYGYRKMFLISYAIMCPSYFILGQVDSFAGFFIAFMGVALGAACFKPVVTGTVARTTDDTNRGLGFGIFYMMVNIGGFLGPFIAGYVRAISWDWVFIMSSFWIAVNFIPALLFYKEPTDQNAQKGKPLKAVFADIQEVLGNLRFALLFFGTLIILMSYGAKWLSGQTTLLVYLAWFSGHYLWNLKGKSDLTAPWYKQKIAIGNKPFVIYLLILSGFWMVYQQIFITLPIYIRDFVDTSDLIAMMASYPNLLSFLAPVDLSSLQTELTRLSAALVNQELTAQAAYFDLVHYKVMVPVSELSLGLNAIAADPSQAEGYANAWSTEYRQINPEYMIGLNFLSIVFLQLLVSRVAEKFQALPVLVAGTVIIAFGTALGGVAHGAIMGGVMVLTSILVFSIGEMVASPKSQEYVASFAPHDKKAMFMGYYFVSSAIGFLLAGPLSGYLYSEVAKQAQRPDLMWYIIGAFGLITALGLILFHKFGVMKHPANKPVASEAEVM; encoded by the coding sequence ATGACACAAGTGACTCGAACCCCCTTGCCCAAGACTTTCTTCGTCGCCAACACCATGGAGATCTTCGAACGTCTTGCCTGGTATGGTTTTTTTACCCTGTCATCCCTCTACATGACCTCGCCTTCTCAGCAAGGTGGCTTAGGCTTTAGCGATCAGGAACGTGGCTTACTCCAAGGCATGATCCCTTTCTTCCTCTACTTATTTCCTGTTATCACAGGCGCCTTGGCTGACCGATACGGTTACCGTAAGATGTTTCTGATATCCTATGCCATCATGTGTCCCAGTTACTTCATTCTGGGACAAGTGGACTCTTTCGCAGGTTTCTTCATTGCCTTTATGGGCGTGGCGCTCGGTGCAGCCTGTTTCAAACCTGTGGTTACTGGCACCGTTGCCCGTACGACCGATGATACCAACCGCGGCTTAGGTTTCGGAATTTTCTACATGATGGTCAACATCGGCGGGTTTCTCGGCCCCTTCATTGCAGGCTATGTTCGAGCAATAAGCTGGGACTGGGTGTTTATCATGTCATCATTCTGGATTGCGGTTAACTTTATACCCGCCCTACTCTTCTACAAGGAACCCACAGATCAAAATGCGCAAAAAGGCAAACCACTCAAGGCCGTCTTCGCCGATATACAGGAAGTACTGGGTAACTTACGCTTCGCGCTGCTCTTCTTCGGGACTCTGATCATCCTCATGTCTTATGGCGCTAAGTGGCTGTCGGGACAAACTACACTCTTGGTCTATCTAGCTTGGTTCTCGGGACACTACTTGTGGAACTTGAAGGGAAAGTCAGATCTCACCGCGCCTTGGTATAAGCAAAAAATCGCTATCGGTAATAAGCCCTTCGTGATCTATCTGCTGATTTTGTCTGGTTTCTGGATGGTCTATCAGCAAATATTCATCACGCTACCCATCTATATTCGTGATTTTGTCGATACATCGGATCTTATCGCCATGATGGCGTCTTATCCGAACCTTCTCAGCTTCCTGGCTCCGGTCGATCTTTCAAGCTTACAAACTGAGCTCACCAGACTGTCTGCCGCTTTAGTTAATCAGGAACTCACGGCTCAGGCCGCTTACTTTGACCTGGTACATTATAAAGTCATGGTGCCCGTATCTGAACTTAGCCTGGGGTTAAATGCGATAGCCGCAGATCCTTCTCAAGCTGAAGGCTATGCGAATGCTTGGTCTACAGAATATCGCCAGATTAACCCTGAATATATGATAGGCCTTAACTTTCTCTCTATCGTATTCTTGCAGTTATTAGTTAGTCGCGTTGCAGAGAAATTCCAGGCTTTACCCGTTCTGGTCGCCGGAACTGTGATCATTGCCTTTGGCACCGCTTTAGGTGGTGTGGCTCACGGCGCCATCATGGGAGGCGTGATGGTACTGACTTCTATCTTGGTATTCTCTATTGGGGAGATGGTAGCCTCACCTAAAAGTCAGGAATATGTCGCCAGCTTTGCCCCACACGACAAAAAAGCCATGTTTATGGGTTACTACTTCGTATCATCTGCCATCGGCTTCCTACTGGCGGGTCCCTTGTCCGGCTATCTCTATTCTGAGGTGGCAAAACAAGCACAAAGACCAGATCTGATGTGGTACATCATAGGTGCCTTCGGTTTAATCACAGCCCTAGGCCTGATCTTGTTCCACAAGTTTGGTGTCATGAAGCACCCGGCGAATAAGCCTGTGGCGAGTGAAGCAGAGGTAATGTAG
- a CDS encoding MGMT family protein yields the protein MEKIWFIVAMLPKGRVSSYGKVADLAGLPGRARYVSKALKMAPETLNLPWHRVINSQGKISFKPDTEAFRIQMQLLRLDGVEVNRGRISLAKFEWRPDMATLVLQLPF from the coding sequence ATGGAAAAAATCTGGTTCATCGTCGCCATGCTGCCAAAGGGTCGAGTAAGCTCGTATGGTAAGGTTGCCGATTTAGCAGGATTACCCGGTAGGGCAAGATACGTGTCTAAAGCATTAAAGATGGCACCTGAAACATTAAACCTGCCATGGCACCGAGTCATCAACAGCCAAGGGAAAATCTCTTTCAAACCAGATACTGAAGCATTCCGAATACAAATGCAGTTACTCAGGTTAGATGGCGTAGAGGTCAACCGAGGGAGAATATCTTTAGCCAAATTTGAGTGGCGACCGGATATGGCCACACTGGTTTTACAACTGCCGTTTTAA
- a CDS encoding DUF3108 domain-containing protein: protein MHKFKETSLSIGQRVVLATHLCLFSLYVAAAPSPLTPQTAEYQVNYGSIELGKARYQLPKAEGNLYHYRFDSDVSLLVLSDRRNVRSDFIREGDQLTPMRYTHNRKGTGPSFQEQAAFAREQEVVHSRYKDERAKLDYTDILYDPLMVQLQFRLDLAQGKENLHYSMVKEGEVDEYNFRVIGKERMNIESGSYETIKIEVVRDSKKRQTFFWMAPDLGYLPVRLTHFEKGSKQLDIKLLSYHFSPEQTVKIDKLATDVTVQP from the coding sequence ATGCACAAATTTAAGGAGACGTCATTGTCGATTGGTCAGCGTGTAGTGCTAGCAACACATTTGTGCCTCTTCAGCCTCTACGTGGCTGCGGCCCCGAGCCCGCTAACCCCACAAACAGCAGAGTATCAGGTAAATTATGGCAGTATCGAACTAGGAAAGGCTCGCTATCAGCTCCCTAAAGCCGAAGGTAATCTCTATCACTACCGCTTCGACAGTGATGTCAGCTTACTCGTGTTATCAGACAGACGTAATGTACGCAGTGACTTCATTCGCGAAGGCGACCAGCTCACCCCCATGCGATATACCCATAACAGGAAAGGCACAGGCCCTAGCTTTCAAGAACAAGCCGCCTTTGCCAGAGAACAAGAAGTCGTTCACAGCCGCTATAAAGATGAGAGAGCTAAACTAGATTATACCGATATCTTATACGATCCCCTCATGGTCCAGCTGCAATTCCGACTCGACTTGGCACAAGGAAAAGAAAACCTTCACTATTCCATGGTCAAAGAGGGAGAGGTTGATGAGTATAACTTTCGTGTCATAGGCAAGGAGAGAATGAATATTGAGAGTGGCAGCTACGAAACCATCAAGATTGAAGTTGTCAGAGACAGTAAGAAACGTCAAACCTTTTTCTGGATGGCACCGGATCTAGGCTACCTACCAGTGCGTCTAACCCACTTCGAAAAAGGCAGTAAGCAGCTGGATATTAAACTGCTCAGCTATCATTTTTCTCCTGAGCAAACTGTGAAGATAGACAAGCTTGCTACTGATGTAACTGTACAGCCATAG
- a CDS encoding class II glutamine amidotransferase, whose translation MCELLAMSANVPTDIVFSFTGLAQRGGVTGPHVDGWGITFYEGKGSRTFKDARPSSESHIAELIQSYPIKSEVVVSHIRQANRGCVSLENTHPFTRELWGRYWTYAHNGQLSDYQNKFTVSRFQPVGDTDSELAFCWLLEKVVDKFGEQEPEDITLVYQFIAKLADEIRSLGVFNMILTDGAHLMSYCSNNLCYITRKAPFGKAKLIDTDVVIDFDKETTPEDIVTVIATRPLTKDEEWHILGPGDWKLFRKGALILDEGVQG comes from the coding sequence ATGTGTGAACTCCTTGCCATGAGCGCTAATGTGCCGACGGATATTGTATTTAGCTTTACCGGCCTGGCTCAGAGAGGTGGTGTCACCGGTCCCCATGTGGATGGCTGGGGGATCACCTTCTATGAAGGAAAAGGTAGCCGTACCTTTAAAGATGCTCGTCCAAGTAGTGAGTCCCACATCGCTGAGCTCATTCAGAGCTATCCTATCAAGAGTGAAGTGGTTGTCAGTCATATTCGTCAGGCTAATCGGGGCTGTGTGTCGCTAGAGAACACCCATCCTTTCACCCGTGAGCTTTGGGGACGTTATTGGACCTATGCCCATAACGGGCAATTGAGTGATTATCAGAACAAATTTACTGTCTCAAGGTTTCAGCCTGTGGGTGATACAGACAGTGAATTGGCATTTTGCTGGCTGTTAGAGAAGGTAGTCGACAAATTTGGTGAGCAAGAGCCTGAAGATATCACACTCGTGTATCAATTTATCGCCAAGCTAGCCGATGAAATTCGTTCCTTGGGTGTATTTAATATGATCTTGACCGATGGCGCGCACCTGATGAGCTATTGTAGCAATAATCTCTGTTATATCACCCGCAAAGCTCCCTTCGGTAAGGCTAAGCTCATCGATACCGATGTGGTCATAGACTTTGATAAAGAGACAACTCCTGAAGACATCGTCACAGTGATCGCCACCAGACCTCTGACTAAGGATGAAGAGTGGCATATTTTAGGGCCTGGGGATTGGAAACTATTCCGTAAAGGTGCACTGATTCTTGATGAGGGAGTTCAAGGCTGA
- the fadE gene encoding acyl-CoA dehydrogenase FadE encodes MTSLLWILAFLFVLGTLAYLRVSLLTSSIIAAVVMAVGSATEVVSPLAWIIFLAIALPLNISAFRKNFLTKPLLKIYRGIMPEMSSTEKEAIEAGTTWWEADLFAGNPDWKKLHNYPVARLSADEQAFLDGPVEEVCKMLNQHQVSHQLGDLPVEIWQYLKDNGFFAMIIKKKYGGLEYSAYAQSRVLQKLAGLSSELASTVGVPNSLGPGELLQHYGTPEQQEHYLPRLAQGLEVPCFALTSPEAGSDAGAIPDFGIVCKGQWEGEEILGMKLTWNKRYITLAPVATVLGLAFKLRDPDQLLGDKAELGITCALIPTDMEGVETGRRHFPLNCMFQNGPTKGNEVFVPLSFIIGGPEMAGQGWRMLVECLSVGRGITLPSNSAGGIKTAAVATGAYARIRRQFKLPIGKLEGIEEPMARIGGNAYLMDAVTSLTTTGIDLGEKPSVISAIVKFHLTDRMQKCVIDAMDIHGGKGVCLGPNNYLGRGYQAAPIAITVEGANILTRSMIIYGQGAIRCHPFVITEMESAFDTDANRGLNTFDSALFGHIGFTISNLVRSFWLGVTSSRFSNAPYSDKTKRYYQQMNRFSANLALLSDLAMATLGGGLKRKERISARLGDLLSQLYLTSATLKRYQDEGRQTEDLPLVQWAVEDSLYKLQDSLDDLLNNFPMGLGFVLRGIIFPFGRPLKRPSDVLDHKVATIMQTPCASRERLGKGQFWTPCENNPVGVQEQTFKDILACEPLHAKVSEAAGKRIPFMWLDKIAAQGKALGVLTDEEVALLERAEIGRMKSINVDDFDPDELKAMAIGKQSHEQAA; translated from the coding sequence GTGACAAGCTTACTATGGATCCTCGCGTTTCTTTTTGTGTTAGGCACACTCGCCTACCTAAGAGTTTCGTTGCTAACATCTAGCATCATTGCCGCAGTCGTTATGGCTGTCGGTTCAGCAACTGAAGTCGTGAGCCCCCTAGCGTGGATCATCTTCTTAGCCATCGCCTTGCCACTGAACATCAGTGCATTTCGTAAAAACTTCCTCACTAAACCATTATTAAAGATCTATCGTGGCATCATGCCTGAGATGTCTTCTACCGAAAAAGAAGCCATTGAAGCCGGAACAACATGGTGGGAAGCCGATCTATTTGCCGGAAACCCAGATTGGAAAAAACTCCACAACTATCCAGTAGCCAGACTGAGTGCCGATGAACAAGCCTTCTTAGACGGCCCCGTTGAAGAGGTCTGTAAGATGCTCAATCAACATCAGGTCTCACATCAACTGGGCGATCTCCCCGTTGAGATCTGGCAATACCTGAAAGATAATGGCTTCTTTGCCATGATCATCAAGAAAAAATACGGCGGTCTCGAGTATTCAGCCTATGCGCAATCTCGCGTCCTACAAAAGCTTGCCGGTCTCAGCAGTGAACTGGCTTCCACCGTCGGCGTGCCTAACTCTTTAGGCCCGGGCGAGCTGTTACAACACTATGGCACTCCCGAACAGCAAGAACATTACTTACCCAGGCTCGCTCAAGGTCTGGAAGTTCCCTGTTTTGCCCTTACCAGCCCCGAAGCTGGTAGTGATGCAGGCGCCATCCCTGACTTTGGCATTGTGTGTAAAGGCCAATGGGAAGGCGAAGAAATTCTGGGGATGAAGTTAACCTGGAATAAGCGCTACATTACCTTAGCCCCGGTCGCTACCGTGTTAGGTCTGGCGTTTAAATTGCGCGACCCGGATCAACTACTGGGTGACAAGGCAGAGCTAGGAATCACTTGTGCCCTGATACCTACCGATATGGAAGGCGTTGAAACCGGGCGTCGCCACTTCCCGCTCAACTGTATGTTCCAAAACGGCCCAACCAAAGGCAATGAAGTCTTTGTGCCTCTGAGCTTCATCATAGGTGGCCCGGAAATGGCCGGACAAGGCTGGCGCATGTTGGTCGAATGTCTGTCAGTGGGACGTGGCATTACCTTACCGTCTAACTCAGCGGGTGGCATCAAGACAGCGGCGGTGGCAACTGGCGCTTATGCGCGTATCCGTCGTCAGTTTAAACTGCCTATCGGCAAGCTTGAAGGTATCGAAGAGCCCATGGCACGTATCGGCGGTAACGCTTATCTGATGGATGCCGTGACCAGTCTAACCACAACGGGCATAGACTTAGGTGAAAAGCCTTCGGTTATTTCTGCCATCGTGAAGTTCCACCTGACCGACAGAATGCAGAAGTGTGTGATTGACGCCATGGACATCCACGGCGGTAAAGGGGTTTGTTTAGGCCCGAATAACTACTTAGGTCGAGGCTATCAGGCAGCCCCTATCGCCATTACGGTTGAAGGCGCAAATATTCTGACTCGCTCTATGATCATCTATGGTCAAGGTGCTATTCGTTGTCACCCTTTTGTGATCACCGAGATGGAGTCAGCGTTCGATACCGATGCTAACCGCGGCCTCAATACCTTCGATTCTGCGCTATTTGGCCATATCGGCTTTACCATCAGCAATCTGGTCCGCAGTTTCTGGCTTGGAGTGACATCTTCAAGATTCTCAAATGCGCCCTATTCAGATAAAACCAAGCGTTATTATCAACAGATGAATCGCTTCAGCGCTAACTTAGCCCTGCTCTCGGATCTGGCAATGGCGACATTAGGCGGTGGACTGAAACGTAAGGAACGCATATCGGCAAGATTAGGCGACCTACTCAGTCAGCTCTATCTCACCTCTGCAACCCTTAAGCGTTATCAAGATGAGGGACGTCAAACTGAAGACTTACCGCTAGTTCAGTGGGCCGTCGAAGATTCACTATACAAGTTACAGGACTCACTCGACGATCTGCTCAATAACTTCCCTATGGGATTGGGCTTTGTCCTTCGAGGCATTATCTTCCCATTCGGCCGCCCACTAAAAAGGCCTAGCGATGTGTTAGATCATAAAGTGGCGACCATAATGCAAACTCCTTGTGCCAGTCGTGAACGCTTAGGTAAAGGCCAATTCTGGACCCCATGTGAGAATAATCCGGTCGGAGTACAGGAGCAGACCTTCAAAGATATTCTCGCCTGTGAACCACTGCATGCCAAGGTCTCTGAGGCTGCGGGTAAGCGTATTCCATTTATGTGGCTCGATAAGATTGCCGCACAGGGGAAAGCTTTAGGTGTACTCACAGATGAGGAAGTTGCCCTGCTTGAACGCGCCGAGATCGGTCGTATGAAATCCATCAATGTGGATGACTTCGACCCGGATGAGCTCAAAGCCATGGCCATAGGTAAA